The following coding sequences lie in one Phenylobacterium immobile (ATCC 35973) genomic window:
- a CDS encoding response regulator: MSAVEADARARHLLVVDDDDRIRELLKEYLARAGFRVTAASGGEGARKLLQSLDFDLAVFDVMMPGEDGVSLTAWLREQRPPMGRTPVLMLTARGEAADRITGLKAGADDYLPKPFEPEELLLRIEAVLRRSRDRPLAAGETLSLGRCRFETGRGELTCDSESVRLTEAEIALLRRLARTPHEAVDRMDLAHGEIDPSGRAVDVQVTRLRRKIEADPKAPRYLQTVRGVGYRIVPD; the protein is encoded by the coding sequence ATGAGCGCTGTTGAGGCCGACGCCCGCGCCCGCCACCTGCTGGTCGTCGACGACGACGACCGGATTCGTGAGCTTCTGAAGGAATATCTGGCCCGCGCCGGCTTCCGCGTGACCGCCGCGTCCGGCGGCGAAGGCGCGCGAAAACTGCTGCAGTCGCTCGACTTCGACCTCGCTGTTTTCGACGTGATGATGCCGGGCGAAGACGGCGTCTCCCTGACCGCGTGGCTGCGCGAACAGCGGCCGCCGATGGGCCGGACACCCGTCCTGATGCTGACCGCCCGCGGCGAGGCCGCTGACCGCATCACCGGCCTCAAGGCCGGCGCCGACGACTACCTGCCCAAGCCCTTCGAGCCGGAGGAACTGCTGCTACGGATCGAGGCCGTGCTACGCCGCAGCCGCGATCGGCCGCTGGCCGCCGGCGAGACGCTCTCGCTCGGCCGTTGCCGGTTCGAAACCGGCCGCGGCGAGCTCACCTGCGACAGTGAGTCCGTGCGCCTGACGGAGGCCGAAATCGCTCTTCTCCGCCGCCTCGCCCGCACCCCGCACGAGGCGGTCGACCGGATGGACCTCGCCCACGGCGAGATCGACCCCTCAGGCCGCGCCGTCGATGTCCAGGTCACGCGCCTTCGCCGCAAGATCGAGGCCGACCCCAAGGCGCCGCGCTATCTGCAGACCGTGCGCGGCGTCGGCTACCGCATCGTCCCCGATTAG